The Carassius carassius chromosome 31, fCarCar2.1, whole genome shotgun sequence genome includes a region encoding these proteins:
- the LOC132112055 gene encoding G2/M phase-specific E3 ubiquitin-protein ligase-like isoform X3: MTRSRNLVVLPCPNTGYTIKTLKENMGHAVIYVRPMQKDIELSSSVVCESPMLGPMERCLTCEKQFNFNELKVHIESCRPRTECSNHLPPTLENEQLNAQTSDSDSLINQSPTEENIDQLFIDLTDEKTDMESLSEWRRMREEQDDEYNQSLIADQAKELQKMNSEESENRRRKVIDERRARIASLPELAHGVPLKVKYPSGLMRTRKFILSESIKALFDFVGEVEDATEWFHIQEALSPPLRNDLCRTIFERNIRGPTTLFVQWISSEDAEFMQTILAPDGNDNHNKDDYNSGTVGPLVQPSTSNEHLASFSPRSEQEETVQKTNLQTILSLLSAKIDDDSPTSNQINVVRDYKGNTHNILRSTVQAFSRRRFNLGARLDVTFVDDTKAAEGAVDGGGPTREYLRLLLKAVQQSSIFVGPENSKRLRLDSEALHKGLYRQISQMISVCIIHGGMGPHFFSEKLFLQVCGKPTHPATLDEVDDETFKEMLCKIKEAETLPEAKAAIDMAEVCLSIIGAFRSISTLKQRDMLVQSAVEYYVNGRCNVALQQFVDGFNTLGLQEMQTHTDLFHIIFVEDKKPLRSSDLTSLFELNLSDQDPYKRELETRTLCLWRDWIIDVEDEECTPLTLENVLEFTSGSSAIPPHGFLQQPKIEFLHDAPEKIFPEANTCNIVLKLPIHYNYESFKMHMSNGILWAPTFGVA; the protein is encoded by the exons AAACACAGGGTACACAATTAAGACTCTAAAAGAAAATATGGGACATGCTGTCATCTACGTACGTCCAATGCAAAAAGACATAGAACTGTCCAGTTCT GTTGTCTGTGAATCTCCCATGCTTGGGCCAATGGAGAGATGTCTTACCTGTGAAAAACAGTTCAATTTCAATGAACTTAAGGTTCACATTGAGAGCTGCAG GCCAAGGACTGAATGTTCCAATCACCTGCCACCAACATTAGAGAACGAACAACTAAATGCACAGACTTCAGACAGTGATTCACTCATCAACCAGTCACCCACTGAGGAAAATATTGACCAACTGTTCATCGATTTAACAGATGAAAAAACGGACATG GAATCTTTAAGTGAATGGCGGAGGATGCGTGAGGAGCAGGATGATGAATATAATCAGTCTTTGATAGCAGATCAAGCCAAA GAACTGCAGAAGATGAATAGCGAAGAATCTGAGAATAGACGCAGAAAG GTTATAGATGAGAGACGAGCGCGAATCGCAAGTTTACCTGAACTTGCTCATGGTGTGCCACTAAAAGTAAAATATCCAAGTGGCTTAATGAGGACCaggaaatttattttaagtgaatcaATTAAG GCACTGTTTGACTTCGTTGGAGAGGTGGAGGACGCTACAGAATGGTTCCATATTCAGGAAGCCTTATCACCACCACTTAGAAATGACCTATGTAGAaccatttttgaaagaaatatcagAGGGCCAACCACACTTTTTGTCCAGTGGATTTCCTCCGAAGACGCAGAG TTTATGCAGACCATTCTTGCACCTGATGGCAATGACAACCATAATAAAGATGATTATAATTCTGGGACTGTGGGCCCATTGGTTCAACCTAGCACCTCTAATGAACATCTGGCATCGTTCTCCCCTCGTTCAGAGCAGGAAGAGACTGTCCAGaa GACCAACCTTCAAACAATACTGAGTCTCCTTTCAGCCAAGATAGATGATGATAGTCCCACTAGTAATCAGATCAATGTTGTAAGGGATTATAAAGGCAATACCCACAACATACTGAGAAGCACTGTTCAGGCTTTTAGTCGGCGACGATTTAACCTCGGAGCTAGACTGGATGTGACTTTTGTTGATGATACAAAAGCGGCAGAGGGGGCTGTGGACGGTGGTGGTCCAACTAGAGAGTACCTCAGATTGCTCCTTAAGGCTGTCCAACAGTCTAGCATATTTGTGGGCCCTGAAAATAGTAAGAGGTTGCGGCTTGACAGTGAAG CTTTGCACAAAGGTCTCTACAGGCAGATATCTCAAATGATATCAGTTTGTATAATTCATGGAGGAATGGGGCCACATTTCTTTTCAGAAAAGCTCTTTCTCCAAGTTTGTGGTAAACCCACCCATCCTGCAACCTTGGATGAAGTAGATGATGAGACCTTTAAAGAAATGCTTTGCAAA ataAAAGAAGCCGAAACTCTTCCAGAAGCCAAAGCTGCCATTGACATGGCAGAAGTTTGCCTGTCCATAATTGGAGCTTTTAGATCTATTAGTACTCTTAAGCAGCGGGACATGCTGGTACAGTCAGCTGTGGAGTATTATGTTAATGGGAGATGCAATGTTGCACTGCAACA GTTTGTCGATGGTTTTAACACCCTTGGACTTCAAGaaatgcagacacacacagatcTGTTTCACATCATATTTGTTGAAGACAAAAAACCACTGAGATCTTCAGACCTGACATCACTTTTTGAATTAAACCTGTCAGATCAAGACCCCTATAAGAGAGAACTAGAGACCAGGACCTTGTGCCTCTGGAGAGACTGGATCATTGATGTTGAAG ATGAAGAATGTACACCATTGACGTTGGAGAATGTGCTGGAGTTTACTTCAGGGTCTTCAGCCATTCCACCCCATGGCTTTCTGCAGCAGCCCAAAATCGAATTTCTTCATGACGCACCAGAGAAAATATTTCCAGAGGCAAACACTTGCAACATTGTGTTAAAATTGCCCATCCATTACAATTACGAGTCATTCAAAATGCACATGAGCAATGGCATACTGTGGGCACCAACATTTGGCGTAGCGTAG